In Thalassospira marina, the following are encoded in one genomic region:
- a CDS encoding aspartate aminotransferase family protein: MTAATSYNRPNDLSAFWMPFTANRQFKQTPRMLVSAEGMYYTTDDNRQILDGTAGLWCCNAGHKRAKINEAVRAQLEEMDYAPAFQMGHPKAFELATRLAQLMPGDLNHVFYTNSGSESVETALKIAIAYHRARGDGQRTRLIGRERGYHGVNFGGISVGGIPTNRKTFGTMLGGVDHIRHTHLPEENKFVRGEPENGAWLADDLERLCALHDPSTIAAVIVEPVAGSTGVLIPPQGYLQRLREICTKHGILLIFDEVITGFGRIGAPFAVDYFGVQPDMVTTAKGLTNGTIPMGAVFATDAIHDAFMTGPENMIELFHGYTYSGNPVACAAGLATLEIYEEEGLLTRGAELGKYWEDAVHSLADLPHVKDIRNLGLIGAIELESIEGMPTKRAFLAFLQAFEKGILIRTTGDIIALSPPLIIEKSHIDELFGTLRDVLKNLD, from the coding sequence ATGACTGCCGCCACATCATACAACCGCCCCAATGATCTGTCTGCTTTCTGGATGCCGTTTACGGCCAATCGCCAGTTCAAGCAGACGCCGCGCATGCTGGTTTCTGCCGAAGGCATGTATTACACTACCGATGATAATCGCCAGATCCTGGACGGGACGGCGGGGCTTTGGTGCTGTAATGCCGGGCACAAGCGCGCGAAAATCAACGAAGCCGTCCGCGCCCAGCTTGAAGAAATGGATTATGCGCCGGCCTTCCAGATGGGCCATCCCAAGGCGTTTGAACTGGCGACCCGCCTGGCACAATTGATGCCCGGCGACCTGAACCATGTTTTCTATACCAATAGCGGGTCGGAATCGGTTGAAACCGCCCTTAAAATTGCCATTGCCTATCATCGTGCGCGCGGTGATGGCCAGCGGACCCGCCTGATCGGGCGTGAGCGCGGCTATCATGGCGTGAATTTTGGCGGCATTTCGGTGGGCGGTATTCCGACCAACCGTAAAACATTTGGCACCATGCTGGGTGGGGTTGACCATATCCGCCACACGCACCTGCCTGAAGAAAACAAATTTGTGCGCGGCGAGCCGGAAAATGGCGCGTGGCTGGCTGATGATCTGGAGCGTTTGTGCGCCCTGCATGACCCCTCAACCATTGCCGCTGTGATTGTCGAGCCGGTTGCAGGGTCGACCGGCGTTCTGATCCCGCCGCAGGGTTATTTGCAGCGGCTGCGCGAAATTTGCACCAAACATGGCATTCTGCTGATTTTTGATGAAGTCATCACCGGCTTTGGCCGTATCGGTGCGCCGTTTGCCGTTGATTATTTCGGCGTGCAGCCTGACATGGTGACGACCGCCAAGGGCCTTACCAACGGCACCATTCCGATGGGCGCAGTATTTGCCACCGATGCCATCCATGATGCCTTCATGACCGGCCCGGAAAACATGATCGAGCTGTTCCACGGTTATACCTATTCGGGTAACCCGGTTGCCTGTGCAGCGGGCCTTGCAACGCTTGAGATTTATGAGGAAGAGGGTCTTCTGACCCGTGGCGCTGAACTGGGCAAATATTGGGAAGATGCGGTGCACAGCCTGGCTGACCTGCCGCATGTGAAAGATATTCGCAACCTGGGCCTGATTGGCGCGATCGAGCTTGAAAGCATCGAAGGCATGCCGACCAAACGGGCGTTTTTGGCCTTTTTGCAGGCATTCGAGAAGGGCATTCTGATCCGCACGACGGGCGATATCATTGCGCTGTCGCCGCCGCTGATCATTGAAAAATCGCATATCGATGAACTGTTTGGAACGCTGCGCGACGTTCTGAAGAACCTTGACTGA
- a CDS encoding CoA-acylating methylmalonate-semialdehyde dehydrogenase: MKRIEHIIGGEHTSAESTRTGAIFNPATGEQTGEVVLASEADVNTVVATAKAAFESWSATPPAKRAQVMFAYKALLEKRADEIASTISAEHGKTHPDALGEVARALEVVEFACGIPHLLKGDFSRNVGTAVDACADRHALGVVAGITPFNFPTMVPLWMIPMAIACGNTFVLKPSERDPSAANLVVELLHEAGLPKGVCNVLHGDKVAVDGLLHHPDVQAISFVGSTPIAEYVYKTGTANGKRVQALGGAKNHMIVMPDADIDQAVDALMGAGYGAAGERCMAVSVAVPVGEETADRLVKALAPKVAALKIGPSTDTDADMGPVITEAHKNKVLGYIDAGVKEGAELVVDGRGFKLQGYENGYFIGGSLFDRVTPDMSIYTDEIFGPVLSVVRADSYDTAVDLINKHEYGNGTAIFTRDGDAARNFVDRIQVGMVGVNVPIPVPVGYHSFGGWKRSIFGSHGIYGPEAVHFYTKLKTVTMRWPTGIRSGAEFNFPSNG; encoded by the coding sequence ATGAAACGTATTGAACATATCATTGGCGGCGAACATACCAGTGCCGAAAGCACACGGACAGGCGCCATCTTCAATCCTGCAACTGGGGAGCAGACTGGCGAAGTGGTGCTGGCATCGGAAGCCGATGTGAACACCGTTGTTGCCACCGCCAAGGCCGCGTTTGAAAGCTGGTCGGCAACACCGCCTGCCAAACGCGCGCAGGTGATGTTTGCCTATAAGGCGCTGCTGGAAAAACGGGCCGATGAAATTGCCAGCACCATTTCGGCCGAACATGGCAAAACCCACCCCGATGCCCTGGGTGAAGTGGCACGTGCACTGGAAGTGGTGGAATTTGCCTGCGGTATTCCGCACCTGTTAAAGGGCGATTTCAGCCGCAATGTTGGTACGGCCGTTGATGCCTGTGCTGACCGCCATGCATTGGGTGTTGTTGCCGGGATTACCCCGTTCAACTTTCCGACCATGGTGCCGTTGTGGATGATCCCGATGGCAATTGCATGTGGCAATACCTTTGTTCTGAAACCTTCGGAGCGTGATCCGTCTGCTGCCAATCTGGTGGTCGAACTGCTGCACGAGGCTGGCTTGCCCAAGGGCGTTTGTAACGTTCTGCATGGGGACAAGGTTGCGGTTGATGGTTTGCTGCATCATCCTGATGTGCAGGCAATCAGCTTTGTTGGCTCCACCCCGATTGCAGAATATGTCTATAAAACCGGTACGGCCAATGGCAAACGGGTGCAGGCGCTGGGTGGTGCCAAAAACCACATGATCGTCATGCCCGATGCCGATATCGACCAGGCCGTGGATGCGCTGATGGGCGCTGGTTACGGTGCGGCAGGTGAACGCTGTATGGCGGTTTCGGTTGCGGTGCCCGTGGGCGAAGAAACGGCAGACCGTTTGGTGAAGGCATTGGCACCCAAGGTTGCCGCCCTTAAAATTGGCCCGTCAACCGATACGGACGCCGATATGGGCCCGGTCATTACCGAAGCCCATAAAAATAAGGTGCTGGGTTACATCGATGCCGGTGTGAAAGAAGGCGCGGAACTGGTTGTTGATGGCCGTGGCTTTAAGCTGCAGGGCTATGAAAACGGTTATTTCATTGGTGGTTCCCTGTTTGACCGCGTAACCCCGGATATGTCGATTTATACCGACGAAATTTTCGGCCCGGTTCTGTCGGTTGTGCGTGCAGACAGCTATGACACGGCGGTTGATCTGATCAACAAGCACGAATATGGCAATGGCACCGCGATTTTCACCCGCGACGGTGATGCGGCACGCAACTTTGTTGACCGCATCCAGGTCGGCATGGTGGGTGTGAATGTGCCCATTCCTGTGCCGGTCGGCTATCACAGCTTTGGTGGCTGGAAACGGTCGATTTTCGGATCACACGGTATTTATGGCCCCGAAGCGGTTCATTTCTATACCAAGCTTAAAACCGTCACCATGCGCTGGCCGACAGGCATTCGCTCCGGTGCGGAATTCAACTTCCCGTCCAACGGGTAA
- a CDS encoding ABC transporter ATP-binding protein, whose translation MAASKDVVVDIQKLSLTFQTADGPVYALSDVDLTINRGDFVSFIGPSGCGKTTLLRVIADLERATAGDILINGVSPQQAREDRAYGYVFQAPALLPWRSIERNVTLPLEIMEISKEERVKRAHEALKLVELNGFEKKFPWQLSGGMQQRASIARALSFDADLLLMDEPFGALDEIVRDHLNEQLLKLWARTNKTVAFVTHSIPEAVFLSSKIVVMSPRPGRIIDVIETDFAKDRTLDIRETPEFLEVAHRVREGLRAGHSYDD comes from the coding sequence ATGGCCGCATCGAAGGATGTGGTTGTAGATATTCAGAAATTGTCGCTGACATTTCAAACCGCCGATGGGCCGGTTTATGCCCTGTCCGATGTGGATTTGACCATCAATCGCGGGGATTTTGTATCCTTTATTGGTCCGTCGGGCTGCGGTAAGACAACGCTTTTGCGGGTCATTGCCGATTTGGAGCGTGCGACCGCCGGTGATATCCTGATTAACGGGGTATCGCCCCAGCAGGCCCGCGAAGACCGGGCATATGGTTATGTGTTTCAGGCGCCGGCATTGCTGCCCTGGCGCTCGATTGAACGCAATGTAACCCTGCCGCTCGAGATTATGGAAATCTCGAAGGAAGAACGCGTCAAACGCGCCCACGAGGCCCTGAAACTGGTGGAACTGAACGGGTTTGAAAAGAAATTCCCCTGGCAGCTTTCAGGCGGGATGCAGCAACGTGCCTCGATTGCGCGTGCGCTAAGCTTTGATGCCGATCTGCTGTTGATGGATGAACCGTTTGGCGCGCTGGATGAAATTGTGCGTGACCATTTGAACGAACAGCTTTTGAAATTATGGGCACGCACCAATAAAACGGTCGCCTTTGTGACCCATTCCATCCCCGAAGCGGTCTTTTTGTCATCGAAAATTGTGGTGATGTCACCACGGCCCGGGCGGATTATTGACGTGATCGAAACCGATTTCGCCAAGGACCGCACCCTTGATATTCGCGAAACCCCGGAATTTCTGGAAGTGGCCCATCGTGTACGCGAAGGGCTGCGGGCAGGGCACAGCTATGACGACTGA
- a CDS encoding TetR/AcrR family transcriptional regulator, giving the protein MTTTAKPANGAHKAAIRQENEVQILAAAERVFADYGFKGATTARIAEVANVPKANVHYYFATKEALYRRVIENVCSQWLEAAMTFENTTDPATILRGYIEAKMDLSRSTPYGSRVWAHEIVRGAKFSSDYISTTVKDWLDGRVRIIRRWIAEGKMDNVEPYSLMYMIFATTQHYADFSSQIEIFNGNQALSDQQFAKAKENVVQIILKGIGLN; this is encoded by the coding sequence ATGACCACAACTGCAAAGCCGGCCAACGGCGCGCACAAGGCCGCCATCCGCCAGGAAAACGAAGTCCAGATTCTTGCCGCTGCCGAACGGGTTTTCGCCGATTACGGTTTCAAGGGGGCCACCACCGCCCGCATTGCCGAGGTTGCCAATGTTCCCAAGGCCAATGTCCATTATTACTTCGCCACCAAAGAGGCACTTTATCGACGCGTGATCGAAAATGTCTGCTCACAATGGCTGGAAGCAGCCATGACATTTGAAAACACCACCGACCCCGCCACCATCCTGCGCGGCTATATCGAGGCCAAAATGGACCTGTCGCGCAGCACCCCCTATGGCTCGCGCGTCTGGGCACATGAAATCGTCCGTGGGGCTAAATTCTCGTCCGATTATATTTCCACCACGGTCAAGGACTGGCTCGATGGCCGGGTGCGCATCATCCGCCGCTGGATCGCGGAAGGCAAAATGGACAATGTCGAACCCTACAGCCTGATGTACATGATCTTCGCCACCACCCAGCACTATGCCGACTTTTCTAGCCAGATTGAAATTTTCAACGGCAACCAGGCATTGAGTGACCAGCAGTTTGCAAAAGCAAAGGAGAATGTCGTGCAAATTATTTTGAAAGGCATCGGGTTGAATTGA
- a CDS encoding ABC transporter permease, with amino-acid sequence MTTDAATLPPAAAGPTLWGRMMKGQTGPVCVMLIGLFVIWYVGAVFMNMPGQLDRYARAKQDWNVSQLVSATLEQDRPVLPAPHQVAAEMYKTIFATKLTSKRSLVYHTWVTLSSTLLGFGIGTLLGVVLAVGIVHVQTLEKSLMPWVISSQTIPILAIAPMIIVVLGALGLKGLVPKAMISTYLCFFPVTIGMVKGLRSPDLIQLDLMRTYNASRWQTFLALRWPSAMPFLFASLKVAIAISLVGAIVGELPTGAQSGLGARLLAGSYYGQTVQIWAALLTAAFVAAMMVVVVSLFEKRVLERMGVRA; translated from the coding sequence ATGACGACTGATGCCGCAACGCTGCCTCCCGCCGCCGCAGGGCCAACCCTGTGGGGGCGGATGATGAAGGGGCAAACCGGCCCGGTTTGCGTGATGCTGATCGGGTTGTTCGTGATCTGGTATGTCGGCGCGGTTTTCATGAATATGCCGGGCCAGTTGGACCGTTATGCGCGCGCCAAGCAGGACTGGAACGTTTCCCAGCTTGTCAGTGCGACACTGGAACAAGACCGGCCGGTATTGCCCGCACCGCACCAGGTGGCAGCGGAAATGTATAAAACCATTTTCGCAACCAAGCTGACCTCGAAACGGTCGCTGGTTTACCATACCTGGGTGACGTTATCGTCGACCCTGCTGGGATTTGGCATTGGTACGCTTCTGGGCGTTGTCCTGGCGGTTGGTATTGTCCATGTCCAGACGCTGGAAAAAAGCCTGATGCCATGGGTGATTTCATCACAAACCATTCCCATTCTGGCCATCGCCCCCATGATTATCGTTGTACTTGGTGCGCTTGGCTTAAAGGGGCTGGTGCCAAAGGCAATGATTTCGACCTATCTGTGCTTTTTCCCCGTCACGATTGGCATGGTCAAGGGGCTGCGATCGCCCGATCTGATCCAGCTTGATCTGATGCGCACCTATAATGCCTCGCGCTGGCAAACGTTTTTGGCCCTGCGCTGGCCATCAGCCATGCCGTTTTTGTTTGCCAGCCTGAAGGTTGCCATTGCGATCAGCCTGGTGGGGGCCATTGTGGGCGAACTGCCAACCGGTGCGCAATCAGGCCTGGGTGCACGTTTGCTGGCCGGGTCCTATTATGGGCAAACGGTGCAGATATGGGCGGCCCTGTTAACCGCGGCCTTTGTGGCGGCGATGATGGTGGTGGTTGTCAGCCTGTTTGAAAAACGGGTGCTTGAGCGCATGGGAGTTCGGGCATGA
- a CDS encoding ABC transporter substrate-binding protein, with protein MKKVFATALGMAFGLTSLSAMAADEVTLQLKWVTQAQFAGYYVAQDKGFYEDADLDVTINPGGPDIAPPQVIAGGGADVVVDWMPSALASREKGVPLVNIAQPFAKSGMELTCLKDTGITSPKDFPGRTLGVWFFGNEYPFLSWMSKLGIPTDGSEKGVTVLKQGFNVDPLLQKQADCISTMTYNEYWQVIDAGIPADDLVVFKYEDQGVATLEDGLYVMEDKLKDPAFVDKMSRFVAASMKGWKWAAENPEEAAQIILDNDATGAQTEEHQIRMMKEVGKLLSADGVLSEDAYTRTVDSLLSGGSDPVITKKPEGAWTHAVTDKM; from the coding sequence ATGAAAAAAGTGTTTGCGACGGCTCTGGGGATGGCATTTGGCCTGACATCGCTTTCGGCGATGGCAGCAGACGAAGTGACCCTGCAGCTTAAATGGGTTACCCAGGCACAGTTTGCTGGCTATTACGTGGCCCAGGACAAAGGTTTTTACGAAGACGCCGATCTTGACGTCACCATCAATCCCGGCGGCCCGGACATTGCCCCGCCGCAGGTGATTGCCGGTGGTGGTGCCGATGTTGTGGTCGACTGGATGCCGTCCGCCCTGGCATCGCGTGAAAAGGGCGTGCCGCTGGTCAATATCGCCCAGCCATTTGCCAAATCGGGCATGGAACTGACCTGCCTGAAAGATACCGGCATTACATCGCCCAAGGATTTTCCGGGTCGTACCCTTGGTGTCTGGTTCTTTGGCAACGAATATCCGTTCTTAAGCTGGATGTCGAAATTGGGCATTCCGACCGATGGCAGCGAAAAGGGTGTGACGGTTCTCAAGCAGGGCTTTAACGTTGATCCGCTTTTGCAAAAGCAGGCCGATTGCATTTCCACCATGACCTATAACGAATACTGGCAGGTGATTGATGCCGGTATTCCGGCAGATGACCTGGTTGTTTTCAAATATGAAGACCAGGGTGTCGCCACCCTTGAAGACGGTCTTTATGTGATGGAAGACAAACTGAAAGACCCGGCATTTGTTGACAAAATGTCGCGTTTTGTTGCTGCCAGCATGAAAGGCTGGAAATGGGCGGCTGAAAACCCGGAAGAAGCCGCACAGATCATTCTTGATAACGATGCTACCGGCGCCCAGACCGAAGAACACCAGATCCGCATGATGAAGGAAGTTGGCAAACTTCTGAGCGCGGATGGTGTTCTGAGCGAAGATGCCTACACCCGCACCGTTGACAGCCTGCTTTCGGGCGGTTCTGACCCGGTTATCACGAAAAAACCGGAAGGTGCCTGGACCCATGCGGTCACCGACAAAATGTAA
- the hydA gene encoding dihydropyrimidinase: protein MSMVIRGGTIVTADLTYEADILIEDGKIAAIGKDLSGDKVIDADGCYVMPGGIDPHTHMEMPFMGTYSADDFEFGTKAAVSGGTTMVVDFCLPSPDQSLLEALQAWDNKSSKAVCDYSFHMAITSWSEQIFNEMKIVVEEKGINTFKHFMAYKGALMVDDDEMFASFSRCSELGAMPLVHAENGDVVATLQQRLLDAGNNGPEAHAYSRPVDVEGEACNRAIMIADMANVPLYIVHVSCEPAHEAIRRARQNGKRVFGEPLIQHLVLDDSEYANPDWDHAARRVMSPPFRSKLHQDGLWNGLASGSLQVVATDHCAFTSDQKRMGLGDFTKIPNGTGGLEDRMPLLWTYGVNTGRLTPNEFVAVTSTNIAKILNIYPRKGAILVGADADLVVWDLKASKTISAKHQVSSIDYNVFEGMEVTGLPRYTLSRGRIAAEEGVVLAKCGDGEFVPRKPYPAVNKALSKWKEITAPRKVERKAENMPAGV, encoded by the coding sequence ATGTCCATGGTTATTCGTGGCGGGACCATTGTTACCGCAGACCTGACCTATGAAGCCGATATTCTGATCGAAGACGGCAAAATTGCCGCGATTGGCAAGGATCTTTCGGGCGACAAGGTGATTGATGCCGATGGCTGCTATGTCATGCCTGGCGGGATTGATCCGCATACGCATATGGAAATGCCTTTCATGGGCACCTATTCGGCGGATGATTTTGAATTTGGCACCAAGGCCGCCGTTTCCGGCGGCACAACCATGGTCGTGGATTTTTGCCTGCCTTCGCCGGACCAGTCCTTGCTGGAGGCCTTGCAGGCCTGGGATAACAAATCATCCAAGGCGGTGTGCGATTATTCCTTCCATATGGCGATTACGTCCTGGAGCGAGCAGATTTTCAACGAAATGAAAATCGTGGTCGAGGAAAAGGGCATTAACACCTTCAAACATTTCATGGCCTATAAAGGGGCCTTGATGGTTGATGATGATGAAATGTTTGCATCATTTTCGCGCTGTTCGGAACTGGGCGCCATGCCGCTGGTTCATGCGGAAAATGGCGATGTTGTTGCCACCCTGCAGCAACGTTTGCTTGATGCTGGTAATAACGGGCCGGAAGCCCATGCCTATTCCCGCCCGGTCGATGTGGAAGGCGAGGCATGTAACCGTGCCATCATGATTGCCGATATGGCCAATGTGCCGCTTTATATTGTGCATGTATCCTGCGAACCGGCCCATGAGGCCATTCGCCGGGCGCGCCAGAACGGCAAACGTGTTTTTGGCGAACCACTGATCCAGCATCTGGTCCTTGATGATAGCGAATATGCCAACCCGGACTGGGACCATGCGGCACGCCGGGTTATGTCCCCGCCATTCCGCAGCAAACTGCATCAGGATGGTTTGTGGAATGGCCTGGCATCGGGCAGCCTGCAGGTGGTGGCAACCGACCATTGCGCCTTTACATCCGATCAGAAACGCATGGGTCTGGGCGATTTCACCAAAATCCCGAATGGCACCGGCGGCCTTGAAGACCGCATGCCGCTTTTGTGGACCTATGGGGTCAATACCGGCCGTTTGACGCCGAATGAATTCGTTGCCGTTACCTCGACCAATATTGCCAAAATCCTTAATATCTATCCGCGCAAGGGGGCCATTCTGGTTGGTGCGGATGCTGATCTGGTGGTGTGGGACCTGAAAGCATCGAAAACCATTTCGGCCAAACACCAGGTTTCGTCGATTGACTATAACGTGTTTGAAGGCATGGAAGTCACCGGCCTGCCGCGTTACACCCTAAGCCGTGGTCGTATCGCAGCCGAGGAAGGCGTGGTTCTTGCCAAATGCGGTGATGGTGAATTTGTTCCGCGTAAACCATACCCGGCAGTGAACAAGGCCCTGTCGAAATGGAAAGAAATTACCGCCCCGCGCAAGGTTGAACGCAAGGCGGAAAACATGCCTGCAGGCGTGTAA
- a CDS encoding ABC transporter permease, translating into MTGKIDKFCLVGAVFALLSLVFPLSGVDIDTGKNVAFVSDLPGLASAMVACVVTGVFFTWYGVNTVLRGCIILLVVVFGAWQAIATLYGHGLAGYASYGFWMFILSLWALVWRGIDVIANYRTLDHGKQQTANVIVPLAFGIWLLFLWEVITAGFGVPQVLLPPPSMIGVRFVNSTDILWDDFRQTFLKAVLAGYIFGCGSALLVAIAVDRVPFLKRGLLPLGNMVSALPIIGVAPIMVMWFGFDWQSKAAVIVIMTFFPMLVNTVSGLNAAGRLERDLMATYASGYWSTLFRLRLPAALPFIFNALKINSTLALIGAIVAEFFGTPIVGMGFRISTEVGRMNVDMVWAEIALAALAGTAFYGAVALAERKVTSWHPSFRVRRH; encoded by the coding sequence ATGACCGGAAAAATCGATAAATTCTGCCTTGTTGGCGCGGTCTTTGCGCTGCTGTCGCTGGTTTTTCCGCTGTCAGGTGTTGATATCGATACCGGCAAAAATGTTGCCTTTGTATCGGACCTGCCGGGCCTTGCCAGCGCAATGGTGGCCTGTGTCGTGACTGGTGTGTTTTTCACCTGGTATGGCGTCAACACTGTTTTGCGCGGATGCATCATTTTACTGGTGGTGGTATTTGGCGCATGGCAGGCGATTGCCACGCTTTATGGCCATGGGCTGGCGGGCTATGCATCCTATGGGTTCTGGATGTTTATCCTGTCCTTATGGGCGCTGGTGTGGCGCGGCATTGATGTGATTGCCAATTACCGCACCCTCGATCATGGCAAACAGCAAACGGCAAATGTGATTGTGCCGCTGGCCTTTGGCATCTGGCTGCTGTTTTTGTGGGAAGTCATCACCGCCGGTTTTGGCGTGCCGCAGGTATTGTTACCGCCGCCCAGCATGATTGGTGTGCGCTTTGTCAATTCCACCGACATCCTGTGGGATGATTTCCGCCAGACATTTTTGAAGGCGGTGCTGGCCGGTTACATTTTTGGTTGTGGCAGTGCGCTTTTGGTTGCCATTGCTGTTGACCGGGTGCCGTTTCTTAAACGCGGGCTGTTGCCGCTGGGCAATATGGTTTCGGCCCTGCCGATTATCGGTGTCGCGCCAATCATGGTGATGTGGTTTGGCTTTGACTGGCAGTCAAAGGCAGCGGTCATTGTGATCATGACGTTTTTCCCGATGCTGGTGAATACGGTATCGGGCCTGAATGCGGCCGGGCGGCTGGAGCGTGATTTGATGGCGACATATGCATCGGGTTACTGGTCCACGCTGTTTCGCCTGCGTTTGCCTGCGGCTTTGCCGTTTATTTTCAATGCGCTCAAGATCAATTCCACCCTGGCCCTGATCGGGGCAATTGTGGCCGAATTTTTCGGCACCCCGATTGTTGGCATGGGTTTTCGCATTTCCACCGAAGTCGGACGGATGAATGTGGATATGGTCTGGGCGGAAATTGCATTGGCAGCCCTCGCCGGGACTGCCTTTTACGGGGCCGTGGCCCTTGCGGAACGCAAGGTTACGTCGTGGCATCCATCGTTCCGGGTACGCCGCCATTAA
- a CDS encoding nitrilase-related carbon-nitrogen hydrolase, with product MSMLRGGLIQMSLKGSTDQLPEEIRQAMIEAHLPYIEEAGRKGVQVLCFQEVFTQPYFCPSQDAKWYAAAEKIPDGPTTQLMCELAAKHKMVIVVPIYEEDITGVYYNTAAVIDADGTYLGKYRKTHIPQVAGFWEKFFFKPGASNWPVFETQYCKLGVYICYDRHFPEGWRALALNGAEYIVNPSATVAGVSEYIWKLEQPASAVANGCYIGAINRVGREQPWDIGEFYGQSYFVNPRGVIEKEASRDLDELIVHDMDMALVREARNNWQFFRDRRPSTYTRLTDGN from the coding sequence ATGTCGATGCTGAGAGGCGGGCTGATCCAGATGTCCTTGAAGGGCAGCACGGACCAGTTACCCGAAGAAATTCGCCAGGCCATGATCGAGGCGCATCTGCCCTATATCGAGGAAGCCGGCAGAAAAGGGGTACAGGTCCTGTGTTTTCAGGAAGTGTTTACCCAACCCTATTTCTGTCCGAGCCAGGATGCAAAATGGTACGCGGCGGCAGAAAAAATTCCCGATGGGCCCACCACGCAACTGATGTGTGAACTGGCTGCCAAACATAAAATGGTGATTGTCGTTCCGATCTATGAGGAAGACATTACGGGTGTTTATTACAACACCGCTGCCGTGATTGATGCCGACGGCACCTATTTGGGCAAATATCGCAAAACCCATATTCCGCAGGTTGCAGGGTTTTGGGAAAAGTTCTTTTTCAAACCGGGTGCGTCAAACTGGCCGGTTTTTGAAACGCAATATTGCAAGCTGGGTGTTTACATCTGTTATGACCGCCACTTTCCCGAAGGCTGGCGCGCATTGGCCCTTAACGGCGCGGAATATATTGTAAATCCGTCGGCCACTGTGGCCGGTGTTTCGGAATATATCTGGAAACTGGAACAACCGGCATCGGCCGTTGCCAATGGCTGCTATATTGGTGCAATCAACCGCGTCGGGCGGGAACAGCCATGGGATATTGGCGAGTTTTACGGCCAAAGCTATTTTGTTAATCCGCGCGGCGTGATTGAAAAAGAAGCATCACGTGATCTGGACGAATTGATTGTTCATGACATGGACATGGCACTGGTGCGTGAGGCCCGCAATAACTGGCAGTTTTTCCGCGACCGCCGCCCGTCGACCTATACCCGCCTGACAGACGGTAACTGA